One stretch of Acidicapsa acidisoli DNA includes these proteins:
- a CDS encoding DUF2490 domain-containing protein, producing the protein MTRSRRWTVHIFVLQLIALPAFAQAPQPSGGTDRSVWLSYFGDQPITKLWAVHLEGSYRRTLGLSQFEQLELRPGITMNESPSQESLVAYTFFRAQPTANGSFGPPPIVGKQIENRIFEQQQMTYRLFDKEDSAPQLIQRFRLEQRWQDTAVEGKGYEDKSFSQRARYRLTVKIPLGRSGLPEHYFVAYNEVYLNVTRKASSLFNNDVTYSAFGSRLGEHWAVEVGYQFRQSPAANGVTGPQDHSLQVYLLSTAPFRRIRKGSD; encoded by the coding sequence ATGACGCGAAGCCGACGTTGGACAGTCCATATCTTTGTTCTGCAATTGATTGCTTTACCTGCTTTCGCCCAGGCACCGCAGCCCTCAGGGGGCACCGACCGCAGCGTTTGGCTCAGCTATTTCGGAGACCAACCCATTACGAAACTATGGGCTGTCCACCTGGAAGGCTCTTATAGAAGAACTCTAGGGCTTTCCCAGTTCGAGCAGTTGGAACTGAGACCAGGCATCACTATGAATGAAAGCCCCTCGCAAGAGTCACTTGTCGCTTACACGTTTTTTCGAGCTCAGCCGACGGCGAATGGTTCTTTTGGCCCACCGCCAATCGTTGGGAAGCAGATAGAGAATCGGATTTTCGAGCAGCAACAGATGACCTACAGACTGTTTGATAAAGAAGATTCCGCTCCCCAACTGATTCAGCGTTTTAGGCTGGAGCAACGCTGGCAAGATACCGCAGTGGAAGGCAAGGGATACGAAGATAAGAGTTTTAGTCAACGAGCCCGTTACCGCTTGACTGTCAAGATCCCGCTCGGCCGTTCGGGGCTCCCTGAGCATTACTTCGTTGCTTATAACGAGGTTTACCTAAACGTTACCCGCAAGGCGTCGTCGTTGTTCAACAACGACGTCACGTATAGCGCTTTCGGTTCTCGGCTAGGAGAACATTGGGCGGTTGAGGTCGGCTATCAGTTTCGCCAGAGTCCTGCAGCTAACGGAGTCACTGGACCGCAAGACCACTCATTGCAGGTGTATCTGCTATCCACTGCCCCCTTCCGACGCATACGTAAGGGATCTGACTAG
- a CDS encoding isocitrate/isopropylmalate family dehydrogenase has product MLMKKFHIACLPADGIGPEVITSSRQILEKLTQLDGGIAFNFQYFDWSTTRYQEKGALMPEDGLQQLEQGGFDGILLGPVGSPHVPDHITLWGLLLPIRQGLDQYINLRPLRLLEGIDTPPSKSGIALSRYGLCPRKLRRRVCRRWRTCPHS; this is encoded by the coding sequence ATGCTCATGAAGAAATTCCATATTGCTTGCTTGCCAGCAGACGGAATTGGACCTGAAGTGATTACTTCCAGCCGTCAGATTCTCGAGAAGCTCACGCAGCTTGATGGTGGCATCGCTTTCAACTTTCAATACTTTGACTGGAGCACCACCCGCTACCAGGAAAAAGGCGCCTTGATGCCCGAAGATGGCCTGCAACAACTGGAGCAGGGAGGCTTTGACGGCATTCTGTTAGGGCCGGTTGGAAGCCCTCATGTTCCCGACCACATCACGCTCTGGGGTTTATTGCTTCCAATCCGCCAAGGACTCGACCAATATATCAATCTCCGTCCCTTACGACTGCTCGAAGGAATCGATACCCCCCCTTCGAAATCAGGGATCGCACTTTCTCGATATGGTCTGTGTCCGAGAAAACTCCGAAGGAGAGTATGCCGGCGCTGGCGGACGTGTCCACATTCATAA
- a CDS encoding malonate decarboxylase holo-ACP synthase: MVGAIYDVPRVHDLLYLRSETIHPACMTELPWVQMAMRRIPWVVVRRVNAPASKIAVGIRGTNRNQRWGGLVEMTDVVLIKQPLQLRTSLAHDSRKAIPALKTLALVEEEFADLDLNWGPVGSVGFELATGDCVTTESSDLDLALFASQRIAHAIAHDLWSTLSSLPAKVDVRVETPCCGFSLEEYALRRSAKIMIRTPDGRHLVEDPWDVAGEGGLK, from the coding sequence ATGGTTGGCGCTATCTATGATGTACCGCGAGTACATGATCTCCTCTACCTGAGATCAGAAACGATTCATCCAGCATGTATGACTGAGCTTCCGTGGGTGCAGATGGCGATGAGGCGCATCCCGTGGGTCGTTGTGCGGCGGGTGAACGCGCCAGCCAGCAAGATTGCGGTCGGAATTCGAGGAACTAACAGGAATCAGCGTTGGGGAGGTTTGGTGGAAATGACAGATGTGGTCTTGATTAAACAACCTCTCCAACTGCGCACCTCCCTCGCACATGACTCACGCAAGGCCATTCCAGCGCTCAAGACCCTTGCGTTAGTTGAGGAGGAATTCGCGGACCTCGATTTGAACTGGGGACCAGTCGGAAGTGTCGGTTTTGAACTTGCTACCGGCGATTGCGTGACTACCGAATCAAGTGACCTAGACCTTGCGCTATTCGCTTCGCAGAGAATAGCCCATGCTATCGCTCACGATCTATGGAGCACCTTGAGCTCGTTGCCAGCGAAGGTCGATGTGCGTGTCGAAACTCCATGTTGTGGATTTTCGCTTGAGGAGTACGCTCTTCGACGATCCGCAAAGATTATGATTCGCACTCCCGATGGGCGACATCTCGTTGAGGATCCTTGGGACGTGGCAGGTGAAGGTGGCTTGAAATGA
- a CDS encoding triphosphoribosyl-dephospho-CoA synthase, translated as MANMIPMTKAAAPFHPLLDTDQLAELALQALVAEAELTPKPGLVDRRGSGAHSDLSLDIMRRSASAIAPYFTAMAAASCNARMDQSLRAKVAAIGREAEAAMLRETGGSNAHKGAIWVLGLLVTATAQSGSLHPGAIAKDAGLLAQLPDYARPQLVSHGDLVRSRYGAKGARGEACAGFPHVVKVGLPALRAARECGLSETNSRLSSLLAIMASLEDTCVLYRGGDEGLQTVKHGAREVLASGGPGCAAGDEMLRRFSRALFARNISPGGSADLLAATLFLDAIERRLYDVERDNSLLEESYGTD; from the coding sequence ATGGCAAACATGATTCCAATGACGAAAGCGGCCGCCCCGTTTCACCCCCTGCTGGATACGGATCAGTTGGCAGAGTTGGCCCTTCAAGCGCTGGTCGCTGAAGCGGAGCTAACCCCAAAGCCGGGTCTGGTGGACCGGCGAGGATCTGGCGCGCATTCGGATTTGTCGCTGGACATCATGCGACGATCCGCGTCGGCCATCGCCCCGTACTTCACAGCCATGGCTGCCGCATCGTGCAACGCTCGGATGGATCAGTCATTGCGAGCAAAGGTCGCTGCCATCGGACGGGAAGCAGAGGCTGCGATGTTGCGAGAAACCGGGGGTAGTAATGCTCACAAAGGCGCTATCTGGGTGTTAGGGCTCCTAGTCACGGCTACGGCACAGAGTGGCAGTCTCCATCCTGGAGCCATCGCGAAAGACGCGGGTCTGCTCGCCCAACTTCCTGACTACGCGCGCCCTCAACTTGTATCCCACGGCGATCTGGTTCGGAGCCGGTATGGAGCAAAAGGGGCTCGGGGAGAGGCATGTGCCGGCTTCCCCCACGTAGTAAAGGTTGGTCTTCCTGCCCTTCGCGCTGCTCGCGAGTGCGGACTATCGGAGACAAACAGTAGGCTCTCATCGCTCCTTGCCATCATGGCGAGTTTAGAAGACACATGTGTTCTCTATCGTGGCGGAGACGAGGGGCTGCAGACGGTAAAACACGGTGCGAGAGAGGTGCTCGCTTCAGGAGGGCCTGGCTGTGCGGCCGGAGACGAGATGCTGCGTCGCTTCAGTCGCGCACTTTTTGCCAGAAACATCTCGCCGGGAGGAAGCGCGGATCTGCTCGCCGCTACTCTCTTTCTGGACGCAATTGAACGACGTCTGTACGACGTGGAAAGGGACAACAGTCTTTTGGAGGAATCATATGGAACAGATTGA
- a CDS encoding FUSC family protein has protein sequence MATGQTESGASQRGPLFRMSHAVGSATILAIACLLSYWLITTVLTREYSVSRDDDLLGGMWAVVATIFVYRSSYQKMARAVVSRTVATLVSFAACLGYLLFFPFHIVGMVALIGIIAIILALVRRSEDIVMAAITTAVILVIADFSPQNAWIQPILRLVDTAAGILVGIAASWISLGLGLSSSLEHNGE, from the coding sequence ATGGCGACTGGACAAACAGAGAGCGGCGCATCGCAACGGGGCCCATTATTCCGCATGAGCCATGCAGTTGGCTCAGCCACGATCCTGGCGATTGCCTGTCTGCTCAGTTATTGGTTAATTACAACTGTCCTGACTCGCGAATACAGCGTTTCAAGAGATGATGATTTGCTTGGTGGCATGTGGGCGGTGGTTGCCACCATCTTTGTGTACCGCAGTAGCTACCAGAAGATGGCTCGCGCCGTTGTGTCGCGTACAGTTGCAACGCTGGTAAGTTTTGCCGCCTGTCTCGGATACCTGCTTTTCTTCCCGTTTCACATCGTAGGAATGGTCGCATTGATCGGGATAATTGCAATCATTTTGGCGCTGGTTCGCCGATCCGAGGACATCGTCATGGCGGCCATTACAACAGCTGTCATCTTGGTCATCGCCGACTTTAGTCCGCAGAATGCCTGGATACAGCCCATTTTGCGTCTCGTCGACACCGCTGCAGGGATTTTGGTCGGCATCGCAGCCTCATGGATCAGCCTAGGCTTGGGTCTGAGTTCGAGCCTGGAGCACAATGGCGAGTGA
- the mdcH gene encoding malonate decarboxylase subunit epsilon — protein sequence MNTGLLFPGQGSQRPQMLHDLVQHPAVDETLAEISEALGIDARTLDSADALRSPVSVQLALFAVGVSTARALQRSGVRPFAVAGLSIGAFSAAVVAEAIELSDAIRLVRSRAEQMEHMYPTGYGLAAIVGLSEAHVNRLVISVNTTEHPVFVGNINAPLQIVIAGSIEGMKAVLAKALLQGARKAELLDVPVPSHCPLLQPIADSLRKQLEAISVQDPKVIYISNVNARAVRTAKGIAKDLADNIAHGVRWHDATSIAQELGCELLLQLPPGHTLRDLAQENLSNIKANVITPDNFDKLLHLVLS from the coding sequence ATGAATACAGGCTTACTCTTTCCAGGACAGGGTTCGCAAAGACCACAGATGCTTCACGATCTCGTCCAGCATCCAGCCGTTGATGAAACATTAGCCGAAATAAGTGAGGCCCTGGGGATCGACGCCCGGACTTTAGATTCCGCGGACGCTCTGCGCTCACCCGTTTCAGTTCAACTCGCTCTTTTTGCGGTAGGTGTGTCTACTGCGCGAGCCCTGCAGCGGAGCGGTGTGCGACCATTCGCGGTAGCAGGGCTTTCAATTGGTGCCTTCTCAGCAGCCGTCGTAGCTGAAGCGATTGAACTCTCAGATGCAATACGGCTAGTGCGCTCGCGAGCCGAACAGATGGAGCATATGTACCCTACCGGGTATGGGTTGGCGGCCATAGTGGGGCTTAGCGAGGCGCATGTAAACAGGTTGGTTATATCGGTAAACACGACGGAGCATCCCGTGTTTGTTGGGAACATCAATGCTCCGCTACAGATTGTAATTGCCGGTTCCATTGAAGGGATGAAAGCGGTGTTAGCGAAGGCCCTACTGCAAGGGGCGAGGAAGGCAGAGCTGCTCGATGTGCCCGTACCATCCCACTGCCCGCTCTTACAGCCCATTGCAGACTCGCTTCGAAAACAGTTGGAAGCAATTTCGGTTCAAGATCCAAAGGTCATTTATATCAGTAACGTGAACGCACGAGCTGTGCGCACTGCGAAGGGCATAGCAAAAGACCTGGCCGACAACATCGCCCACGGAGTGCGTTGGCACGATGCTACAAGCATCGCGCAGGAACTCGGTTGCGAGCTACTTCTCCAGTTACCTCCCGGCCACACCTTGAGGGACTTGGCACAGGAGAATCTCTCGAATATCAAAGCCAATGTGATCACGCCGGACAACTTCGACAAGCTACTGCATCTTGTCCTGAGTTAA
- the mdcA gene encoding malonate decarboxylase subunit alpha: MSEHTLQQRTSWTTRRDEKARRMRALQAWMSGPILPREKTVDALESVIVSGDRIVMEGDNQKQADFLSRSLVKVDAMKIHDLHLIISSISRPEHLTLFELGIAKKVDFAFAGPQSLRVAQLLEDGVLEIGAIHTYVELYARLLVDLVPNVVLVCAEQADQGGNLFTGPNTEDTPVIVEAAAFHDAIVIVQVNKIVDKLPRVDIPASWVDIVIEADKPFAVEPLFTRDPRHINDLQILTGMMVIRGIYEMHLVQSLNHGIGFDTAAIELLLPTYAESLGLRGKICKYWALNPHPTLIPAIESGWVESVHSFGSEVGMDEYIRARPDIFFTGRDGSLRSNRVLCQLAGQYAVDAFIGATLQMDGDANSSTVTTGRLAGFGGAPNMGSDPHGRRHSSATWLDLKTDPSPTARGRKLVVQTLETFASGGVPAFVETLDAVEVGKQAGMPIAPIMIYGDDVSHVVTEEGIAYLYKTEGIEERRRALAAVAGVSPVGLKAKPEETAELRRKGIVAYPEDIGVHRLQANRSLLAARSMEDLVAWSGGLYQAPAKFRNW; encoded by the coding sequence ATGAGCGAACACACACTGCAGCAGAGAACGTCCTGGACGACCAGGCGTGATGAGAAGGCGCGGCGGATGCGAGCCCTGCAAGCCTGGATGAGCGGTCCAATCCTGCCTCGAGAGAAGACCGTCGACGCCCTTGAGTCTGTCATTGTGAGTGGCGATCGCATCGTGATGGAGGGAGATAATCAGAAGCAAGCGGACTTCCTCTCGCGCTCTCTAGTCAAGGTTGATGCGATGAAGATTCACGATCTACATCTCATCATCTCCAGCATTAGCCGCCCTGAGCATCTCACACTCTTCGAACTAGGTATCGCCAAGAAGGTGGACTTCGCATTCGCAGGTCCCCAGAGCCTTCGGGTCGCGCAACTTCTCGAAGATGGTGTGCTTGAGATCGGGGCTATTCACACCTATGTCGAGCTATACGCGCGGTTGCTGGTCGACCTCGTTCCGAATGTGGTTCTAGTGTGCGCCGAACAGGCCGACCAAGGGGGCAATCTCTTTACGGGGCCGAACACCGAGGATACACCGGTCATTGTTGAGGCCGCCGCGTTTCACGATGCGATCGTGATCGTACAGGTCAACAAGATCGTCGATAAACTTCCTCGGGTAGATATCCCGGCATCCTGGGTCGACATTGTGATTGAGGCGGATAAACCATTCGCTGTAGAGCCTCTCTTCACACGTGACCCGCGGCACATCAACGATCTCCAAATCCTCACTGGAATGATGGTCATTCGCGGCATCTACGAGATGCACCTGGTTCAGTCGTTGAACCATGGTATTGGTTTTGATACAGCAGCCATTGAGCTTCTCCTTCCCACCTACGCTGAGTCGTTGGGGCTACGCGGGAAGATCTGCAAGTACTGGGCTCTCAACCCGCATCCGACTCTAATTCCGGCCATCGAGAGTGGCTGGGTGGAGAGCGTGCACTCTTTCGGTAGCGAAGTTGGAATGGATGAATACATTCGGGCTCGTCCTGACATCTTCTTCACCGGCCGCGACGGTAGCCTTCGCTCTAACCGTGTTCTTTGCCAACTGGCAGGACAGTACGCGGTGGATGCATTTATCGGAGCGACCCTTCAGATGGACGGAGATGCTAACTCTTCCACAGTAACGACTGGACGCCTGGCTGGTTTCGGCGGAGCGCCGAACATGGGAAGTGACCCCCATGGACGGAGGCACTCTAGCGCTACGTGGCTCGATCTCAAAACAGATCCTAGTCCGACAGCTCGAGGACGTAAGCTCGTGGTTCAGACGCTGGAAACCTTCGCCAGTGGTGGGGTTCCTGCCTTCGTTGAAACACTGGACGCGGTCGAGGTCGGGAAGCAGGCCGGAATGCCCATTGCGCCAATCATGATTTACGGGGACGACGTGAGTCACGTCGTGACGGAAGAAGGAATCGCCTATTTGTATAAGACCGAGGGTATCGAAGAGCGCCGCCGCGCACTGGCGGCAGTCGCGGGCGTAAGCCCTGTCGGCCTGAAAGCAAAACCTGAAGAAACCGCTGAACTCCGGCGCAAGGGAATCGTAGCGTATCCCGAAGACATCGGGGTTCATCGCCTTCAGGCCAACCGTTCTCTGCTTGCCGCGCGAAGTATGGAAGACCTGGTTGCGTGGTCCGGCGGCCTCTACCAAGCTCCCGCGAAGTTCAGGAACTGGTAA
- the mdcE gene encoding biotin-independent malonate decarboxylase subunit gamma produces the protein MSEHVGLRGRAWFQALTGKNEPLAGDPGSVLASNSLLGNETSLFLCVVPNTESRFPCVRDGQVGLEEAYTLAIRVREVMAEDRDKPKSKKRPIIALVDVKSQAYGRREETAGIFLAAATSADAYASARMAGHPVISLVAGHAFSGGFLTHGYQANRILAFDDAGIVIHAMHKEAAARITRRSVEELERLGHEIAPMSYDVKDYAKLGLLYKLLHVENPLQPTASEVEIVKQGLIGAVQDARSGLTDLSNRLESDAAKQTRKASIAVRAMLEAQWKKS, from the coding sequence ATGAGCGAGCACGTAGGGTTACGCGGAAGAGCTTGGTTTCAGGCTTTGACCGGAAAGAATGAGCCGTTGGCAGGCGATCCAGGCTCTGTGCTCGCCTCGAATAGCTTACTTGGCAACGAGACCAGCCTGTTTCTGTGCGTTGTGCCGAACACTGAAAGCCGATTCCCCTGTGTGCGGGACGGACAAGTCGGTTTGGAAGAGGCTTACACGCTGGCCATACGAGTACGTGAAGTGATGGCCGAAGATCGTGACAAACCTAAGTCAAAAAAGCGGCCGATAATTGCGCTAGTCGACGTCAAGAGCCAAGCATACGGTCGCCGCGAAGAGACGGCAGGAATATTCCTGGCAGCAGCGACCTCAGCAGATGCCTATGCCTCCGCGAGAATGGCAGGTCATCCGGTAATCAGCCTAGTTGCAGGGCACGCGTTCTCTGGGGGGTTCCTGACTCACGGCTATCAAGCGAACCGTATTCTCGCCTTCGACGATGCAGGAATCGTCATTCATGCCATGCACAAAGAAGCAGCAGCAAGAATTACGCGGCGGTCCGTGGAGGAACTCGAGCGGCTCGGCCATGAGATTGCTCCCATGTCGTATGACGTCAAGGACTATGCAAAACTTGGCTTGCTCTACAAACTGCTCCATGTCGAGAATCCTCTGCAGCCTACCGCATCCGAAGTCGAAATCGTGAAGCAGGGCCTGATTGGGGCGGTTCAGGACGCGCGATCTGGATTAACCGACCTCAGTAATCGTTTAGAATCCGACGCCGCAAAACAGACACGTAAAGCCAGTATTGCGGTCCGCGCAATGCTCGAAGCGCAGTGGAAGAAGTCCTAA
- a CDS encoding AEC family transporter — protein MITVLLDALVPIFVGLLLGYIAGRRGVMDNVNVRNLIVLVMNFTIPCALFSTIIRTSREDLEQQIPTALMIALVFTVLYATGYIWARRSLKMSISDASVLALTIGFPNSAAIALPLFATSFGPASTITAAMSIAVGSITISPLTVALLEADKQSHGTGISIRNVLHSFVRALARPVVWAPALALIGAYFGVHLPSYANDTLITLGSAATASSLILTGVVVSAQRFRFDQSVFWATITILLFQPIFALSMTLLFHMSRDHVRDITIISAIPGGFFGLVFGKSFDATPEAASSGLIASYGAGWLSLALWMLVMTKYF, from the coding sequence GTGATCACTGTTCTTCTTGATGCGCTCGTACCGATCTTCGTCGGTCTGCTGTTGGGGTATATCGCAGGCCGGCGAGGCGTCATGGATAACGTGAATGTCCGAAACCTAATAGTGCTTGTCATGAACTTCACGATCCCCTGCGCCCTGTTTTCAACCATCATCCGAACCTCGCGAGAAGACCTCGAGCAACAAATTCCAACGGCTCTGATGATCGCACTTGTATTCACTGTGCTCTATGCCACCGGTTATATATGGGCACGGCGATCGCTCAAGATGTCGATCTCCGACGCTTCGGTGTTGGCTCTTACGATTGGATTTCCAAACTCCGCCGCTATTGCGCTGCCTTTGTTCGCCACATCGTTTGGCCCTGCGTCCACTATCACGGCAGCAATGTCCATTGCAGTGGGCTCTATTACCATCTCCCCACTTACAGTGGCGCTTCTCGAAGCAGATAAGCAATCACACGGAACCGGAATCAGTATTCGAAATGTGCTTCATAGTTTTGTTCGGGCTCTCGCCCGGCCAGTAGTATGGGCTCCAGCACTTGCGCTGATTGGCGCCTACTTCGGTGTACATCTACCCAGCTACGCTAACGACACCCTCATAACCCTGGGAAGTGCGGCAACAGCTTCTTCGCTGATCCTCACGGGAGTAGTTGTCTCAGCACAGCGATTTCGATTCGACCAGAGTGTATTTTGGGCGACCATCACCATCCTGTTATTCCAACCGATCTTCGCTCTTAGTATGACTCTCCTCTTCCATATGAGCCGCGATCATGTTCGAGACATCACGATCATTAGTGCAATTCCAGGCGGCTTCTTCGGGCTCGTTTTCGGTAAAAGCTTTGACGCAACACCTGAAGCGGCCAGTTCAGGACTGATCGCCTCCTACGGCGCTGGATGGCTTTCGCTAGCACTATGGATGCTGGTAATGACGAAGTACTTTTGA
- a CDS encoding biotin-independent malonate decarboxylase subunit beta, with amino-acid sequence MSTAENFPAFVNRKSFIELDGRARARSLFDEGTAKELVGPFDRVQSPWLPIQGVAPQADDGCIVIKGKIGGLPAVVVSLEGAFQGGSIGEVSGAKMTAALDLATKDSETGTKTAAVLLLETGGVRLQEANLGLAAIAEVISSILALRRHAPVITVVAGTVGCFGGMSLAAGVSSYVIMTKEARLGLNGPEVIEQESGIDEFDASDRALIWAIHGGEQRVGIGEADELVEDDAGRIASAIRSYVQAGPPSEYRSEQVKLNRDRIATLDMSKQIDPISLRKKWNGNDTTGGAR; translated from the coding sequence GTGAGCACAGCAGAGAACTTTCCCGCGTTCGTAAATCGCAAGAGCTTTATCGAGCTTGATGGCAGGGCGCGTGCCCGAAGCCTGTTTGACGAAGGAACGGCAAAGGAGTTGGTCGGCCCATTTGATCGAGTCCAATCTCCTTGGCTTCCAATACAGGGCGTCGCTCCACAAGCCGACGATGGCTGCATCGTGATTAAAGGCAAGATCGGCGGCCTTCCAGCAGTCGTTGTCTCGCTTGAAGGAGCGTTTCAGGGAGGCAGCATTGGTGAGGTGTCGGGCGCCAAGATGACAGCGGCTCTGGATCTTGCAACGAAAGACTCGGAAACCGGAACAAAGACTGCCGCCGTCCTCCTCCTTGAAACAGGTGGAGTTCGACTTCAGGAAGCGAATCTTGGGCTCGCTGCGATAGCCGAGGTAATTTCGTCGATTCTCGCCTTGCGCCGGCACGCCCCAGTGATCACCGTTGTAGCCGGCACCGTTGGCTGTTTCGGCGGCATGTCCCTTGCAGCTGGTGTGTCAAGCTACGTCATCATGACCAAAGAGGCTCGCCTTGGACTCAATGGTCCTGAAGTCATCGAACAAGAGTCTGGCATCGATGAGTTCGATGCATCTGATCGCGCTCTGATCTGGGCAATTCACGGCGGCGAACAGCGAGTCGGTATCGGAGAGGCAGATGAGCTCGTTGAAGACGACGCAGGGAGGATTGCGTCCGCGATTCGTAGTTATGTTCAGGCCGGTCCCCCGTCCGAGTATAGAAGCGAACAGGTCAAACTCAACCGCGATCGTATCGCTACGCTGGATATGTCCAAACAGATCGATCCGATTAGTCTGCGAAAAAAATGGAACGGCAATGACACCACGGGAGGTGCGCGATGA
- a CDS encoding malonate decarboxylase subunit delta has product MEQIEFDYPTANRRITKKAHVGVVGSGDMEVLMEPADGDGAHVTITTSVNGFQDSWKAVFDRFFSKFNGAIKIQINDAGATPGSVLLRLEQAVEAIEQ; this is encoded by the coding sequence ATGGAACAGATTGAGTTCGATTATCCGACGGCGAACCGTCGCATCACGAAGAAGGCTCATGTCGGCGTAGTGGGGTCTGGAGATATGGAAGTCCTCATGGAGCCGGCCGACGGGGACGGGGCACACGTCACGATCACTACTAGCGTGAATGGCTTTCAGGACTCGTGGAAGGCCGTCTTTGATCGCTTCTTCTCGAAGTTCAATGGAGCCATAAAAATCCAGATCAACGACGCAGGCGCAACCCCAGGAAGCGTGCTGTTGCGGTTGGAACAAGCAGTGGAGGCGATTGAGCAGTGA